A single region of the Gephyromycinifex aptenodytis genome encodes:
- the paaB gene encoding 1,2-phenylacetyl-CoA epoxidase subunit PaaB, with amino-acid sequence MSEQNPAAPSVEPLWPLWEVFVRASRGLSHVHAGSIHAPDAAMAVRNARDLYTRRNEGVSVWVVPSEAITTSDPDAKGAFFESAQGKNYRHATYYTQSEGVKHL; translated from the coding sequence ATGTCCGAGCAGAACCCTGCCGCCCCCTCCGTTGAGCCGCTGTGGCCGCTGTGGGAAGTGTTTGTTCGTGCCTCCCGGGGGTTGTCCCATGTCCACGCCGGCTCGATTCACGCCCCCGACGCCGCCATGGCTGTGCGCAACGCCCGTGACCTCTACACCCGCCGCAACGAGGGTGTCTCCGTCTGGGTGGTGCCCTCCGAGGCGATCACTACCTCAGACCCGGACGCCAAGGGCGCCTTCTTCGAGTCGGCCCAGGGCAAGAATTACCGGCACGCCACCTACTACACCCAAAGCGAAGGGGTGAAGCACCTGTGA
- the paaA gene encoding 1,2-phenylacetyl-CoA epoxidase subunit PaaA, whose translation MTDTRPDLRSVESTTETTDAQAQERFDALLEADERIEPRDWMPAKYRKTLVRQISQHAHSEIIGMQPEGNWITRAPSLKRKSILIAKVQDEAGHGLYLYSAAETLGTSREEMNEQLLSGKAKYSSIFNYPALTWADVGAIGWLVDGAAICNQVPLCRCSYGPYGRAMVRVCKEESFHQRQGWEILYALSNGTPEQKQMAQDAVNRTYGPALQMFGPPDDESPNSQQSMAWKIKRFSNDELRQRFVDMMVPQAEALGLTLPDPDLAWNEARGHYDYGQLDWAEFNAVIAGNGPCNVQRLAHRVKAHEDGAWVREAAAAYARKQSGADTALKHA comes from the coding sequence ATGACGGACACCAGGCCCGACCTTCGGTCGGTCGAGAGCACCACTGAGACCACCGACGCCCAGGCACAGGAGCGCTTCGATGCCCTTCTCGAAGCCGACGAGCGCATCGAGCCACGTGACTGGATGCCGGCCAAGTACCGCAAGACTCTGGTCCGCCAGATCTCCCAGCACGCGCACTCCGAAATCATCGGGATGCAGCCCGAAGGTAACTGGATCACCCGAGCGCCTTCGCTGAAGCGCAAGTCGATCCTCATCGCCAAGGTGCAAGACGAGGCAGGCCACGGGCTCTACCTGTACTCGGCCGCTGAAACTCTGGGCACGAGCCGCGAAGAGATGAACGAGCAACTGCTCTCCGGTAAGGCCAAGTACTCCTCGATCTTCAACTACCCAGCCCTGACCTGGGCTGACGTGGGCGCGATCGGTTGGCTCGTCGACGGCGCGGCGATCTGTAACCAGGTGCCGCTGTGCCGCTGCTCCTACGGCCCCTACGGGCGCGCCATGGTGCGGGTGTGTAAGGAAGAGTCCTTCCACCAGCGTCAAGGGTGGGAGATCCTCTACGCCCTGTCCAACGGCACCCCCGAGCAGAAGCAGATGGCCCAGGACGCGGTCAACCGCACCTACGGCCCCGCGCTGCAGATGTTCGGCCCCCCCGACGATGAGTCGCCCAACTCCCAGCAGTCGATGGCCTGGAAGATCAAGCGCTTCTCCAACGACGAGTTGCGTCAGCGCTTCGTCGACATGATGGTCCCGCAGGCCGAGGCACTCGGACTGACCTTGCCCGACCCCGACCTGGCCTGGAACGAAGCGCGCGGCCACTACGACTACGGCCAGCTCGACTGGGCCGAGTTCAACGCCGTCATCGCCGGTAACGGGCCCTGCAACGTGCAGCGCCTGGCCCACCGTGTCAAGGCTCACGAGGACGGCGCATGGGTGCGGGAGGCGGCTGCCGCCTACGCCCGCAAGCAGAGCGGCGCCGATACCGCCCTGAAGCACGCCTGA
- a CDS encoding TetR/AcrR family transcriptional regulator → MTATHARRGRPGHDQRAVLIAAVEAFDEHGYDATTMGMIAQRLSLSKSALYHHVEGKEQLLAIALETAFTALDECLRTTEESAENLDVRFEVFIREMVAVLLEYQPFVRLMLRLRDNSPVEQQALARRRDFDTRMAALVRDAQVAGLLRDDLDAAVVARLIFGAMNSTVEWFRPQGRLSPEELTEAVLTVVCRGVLTTAYPPEKNTAGLDS, encoded by the coding sequence ATGACGGCCACACATGCCAGGCGTGGGCGCCCCGGCCATGACCAGCGGGCAGTGCTGATTGCGGCCGTCGAGGCCTTCGATGAGCACGGTTACGACGCGACCACGATGGGGATGATCGCCCAACGGCTCAGCCTGTCGAAATCGGCGCTCTACCACCATGTCGAGGGCAAAGAACAGCTCCTGGCCATCGCGCTGGAGACGGCCTTCACCGCCCTTGACGAATGCCTACGCACCACCGAGGAATCCGCGGAGAACCTGGATGTGCGCTTCGAGGTCTTCATCCGCGAAATGGTTGCCGTGCTGTTGGAGTACCAGCCGTTCGTGCGTCTGATGCTGCGGCTGCGAGACAACAGTCCGGTGGAGCAACAGGCTCTGGCCCGGCGGCGTGACTTCGACACCCGCATGGCGGCCTTGGTTCGGGACGCGCAGGTCGCGGGCCTGCTGCGGGACGACCTGGACGCTGCCGTGGTGGCCCGCCTGATCTTCGGTGCGATGAACTCCACCGTGGAATGGTTCCGTCCGCAGGGGCGGCTATCCCCCGAAGAGCTCACCGAGGCCGTCCTCACGGTGGTGTGCCGGGGGGTCCTGACCACCGCCTACCCACCCGAAAAGAACACCGCGGGCCTCGACAGCTGA
- the paaZ gene encoding phenylacetic acid degradation bifunctional protein PaaZ, translating into MTTTVAPIVQSYVQDAWWAPEDSGKAVLDASTGEEIARVSAEGLDVAGVIEYARSVGHQSLGEMSLHERALVCKQLAQYLNDRREELYEISYRTGATKRDNLIDVDGGIGVLFTMSSKGRRELPNANVIVDSPPAVLSRDGSFIGEHILTRIPGVVVQINAFNFPIWGMLEKFAPAFVAGVPTIVKPAPQTGYVAQACVRMMLESGLLPKGAIQLVSGDNVDFLAHLDYRDAVAFTGSAATAHSLRSHPNVREGGIRFVAEADSLNCAILGPDATADTPEFAAFITSIMVEITAKAGQKCTAIRRVIVPQERVAEVAAAVREKIEAKIVLGDPRAPGATMGALVSLEQLSAVKEAVGALCAAGGQLHGTLEAPEVLTADGSTSVVANGAFMSPVVITFDDAHAAAVHELEAFGPVTSVIGYSDLDEAVALAARGAGSLVATVCTNDPDVARRLVTGIAGHHGRVLTLNREDAKTSTGHGSPVPVLIHGGPGRAGGGEELGGVLAIKHFMQRTAIQGSPQMLTAITGVWHKGAAMRASGAAQFGGQEGSEHPFRKSLVDLRVGDAFVSDLREVRLEDITAFANETGDQFYAHTDEQAAAANPFFPGIVAHGYLLVSWAAGLFVSAAPGPVLANYGLDNLRFITPVAAGDSIRVELVAKRITPRVTDEYGEVAWDTTLYNQRDEIVATYDVLTLVAKEWPAGQ; encoded by the coding sequence ATGACAACGACAGTTGCGCCGATCGTCCAAAGCTATGTGCAGGACGCCTGGTGGGCTCCGGAGGACTCCGGAAAGGCTGTTCTGGACGCCAGCACCGGCGAAGAAATCGCCCGGGTCAGCGCCGAAGGCCTCGACGTGGCCGGCGTCATCGAGTACGCCCGCAGCGTGGGGCACCAGAGCCTGGGGGAGATGAGCCTGCACGAGCGGGCGTTGGTGTGTAAACAACTCGCCCAGTACCTCAACGACCGGCGCGAGGAGCTGTATGAGATCTCCTATCGCACCGGGGCGACCAAGCGCGACAACCTGATCGACGTCGACGGCGGCATCGGGGTGCTGTTCACGATGTCCTCCAAGGGGCGTCGCGAACTGCCGAACGCCAACGTCATCGTCGACAGCCCACCCGCGGTGCTGTCCCGCGACGGCAGCTTCATCGGCGAACACATCCTCACCCGCATCCCGGGCGTGGTCGTCCAGATCAACGCCTTCAACTTCCCCATCTGGGGGATGCTGGAGAAGTTCGCGCCCGCCTTCGTGGCTGGGGTCCCCACCATCGTCAAACCCGCCCCCCAGACCGGGTACGTCGCTCAGGCCTGTGTGCGGATGATGCTGGAGTCGGGGCTGCTGCCCAAGGGTGCGATCCAGCTCGTCTCCGGTGACAACGTGGACTTCCTAGCCCACCTCGACTACCGCGACGCGGTCGCTTTCACCGGGTCGGCCGCCACCGCGCACTCGCTGCGCTCGCACCCCAACGTGCGCGAGGGGGGTATCCGCTTCGTCGCCGAGGCCGACTCGCTCAACTGCGCCATCCTGGGTCCGGACGCCACCGCTGACACGCCGGAGTTCGCCGCCTTCATCACCTCGATCATGGTCGAGATCACGGCCAAGGCCGGGCAGAAGTGCACCGCCATCCGCCGGGTCATCGTCCCGCAGGAGCGCGTGGCCGAGGTGGCCGCGGCGGTTCGGGAGAAGATCGAGGCCAAGATCGTGCTCGGTGACCCCCGAGCGCCCGGGGCGACGATGGGTGCACTGGTATCTCTGGAACAGCTCAGCGCCGTCAAGGAGGCGGTCGGCGCGTTGTGCGCGGCCGGCGGGCAACTGCACGGCACGCTGGAGGCGCCCGAGGTGCTCACCGCAGACGGCTCCACCAGCGTCGTGGCCAACGGCGCCTTCATGTCCCCGGTCGTCATCACCTTCGATGACGCCCACGCCGCTGCCGTGCACGAGCTGGAAGCATTCGGCCCCGTCACCAGCGTCATCGGCTATTCAGATCTGGATGAGGCGGTGGCGCTCGCGGCCCGCGGCGCCGGTTCGCTGGTGGCCACGGTGTGCACCAACGACCCCGACGTCGCCCGGCGACTCGTCACCGGCATCGCCGGCCACCACGGCCGCGTGCTGACCCTGAACCGGGAGGATGCCAAGACCTCGACCGGGCACGGCTCACCGGTTCCGGTGCTCATCCACGGCGGCCCAGGGCGAGCCGGCGGCGGGGAGGAACTCGGCGGCGTCCTGGCCATCAAGCACTTCATGCAGCGCACCGCGATTCAAGGCTCCCCGCAGATGCTCACCGCGATCACCGGGGTGTGGCACAAGGGCGCTGCGATGCGCGCCTCCGGTGCCGCTCAGTTCGGCGGCCAGGAAGGCAGTGAGCACCCGTTCCGCAAGTCGCTGGTGGACCTGCGGGTCGGAGACGCCTTCGTCTCAGACCTGCGCGAGGTCCGCCTGGAAGACATCACCGCCTTCGCCAACGAGACCGGCGACCAGTTCTATGCCCACACCGATGAGCAGGCTGCGGCAGCCAACCCGTTCTTCCCCGGGATCGTGGCGCACGGCTACCTGCTCGTCTCCTGGGCGGCCGGACTGTTCGTCAGCGCAGCGCCCGGCCCCGTCCTGGCCAACTACGGCCTGGACAACCTGCGGTTCATCACCCCGGTCGCCGCTGGGGACTCGATCCGGGTGGAGTTGGTGGCCAAACGCATCACCCCGCGCGTCACCGATGAGTACGGCGAGGTCGCCTGGGACACCACGCTGTACAACCAGCGCGACGAGATCGTCGCCACCTACGACGTGCTCACCCTGGTCGCCAAGGAATGGCCCGCAGGGCAGTGA
- a CDS encoding 3-hydroxyacyl-CoA dehydrogenase family protein yields the protein MSTELPAKVGVIGGGRMGIGIAHAFLLRGCEAIVVERDSAAATSAQQRLERLLLKSVERGDLSNFDVALERAMFSVSTGELGDCDLVVEAVPEDFDLKVETLVSAEGVLKDSAYLATNTSSLSVDALAERLSAPQRFIGLHFFNPVPASALIEIVVGDKTDPGLVDKAKAWTQGLEKTPVVVTDSPGFASSRLGVCIALEAMRMVEEGVASARDIDAAMELGYKHPSGPLKTTDIVGLDVRLHIAEYLAAELGERFTPPQILRDKVAAGELGRKSGKGFYDW from the coding sequence ATGAGCACAGAACTCCCGGCCAAGGTCGGTGTCATCGGCGGCGGTCGGATGGGCATCGGCATCGCGCACGCATTCCTGCTGCGGGGCTGCGAGGCCATCGTCGTCGAACGCGACAGCGCCGCCGCGACCAGCGCCCAACAGCGCCTCGAACGCCTGCTGCTGAAGTCGGTTGAGCGGGGGGACCTGTCGAACTTCGACGTCGCACTGGAGCGGGCGATGTTCTCGGTCAGCACCGGCGAGCTGGGCGACTGTGACCTCGTCGTGGAGGCCGTGCCGGAGGACTTCGACCTCAAAGTCGAGACGCTGGTTTCGGCCGAGGGCGTACTGAAAGACTCGGCCTACCTGGCCACCAACACCTCTTCGCTGTCTGTGGATGCTCTCGCCGAACGCCTCTCGGCTCCGCAGCGGTTCATCGGGCTGCACTTCTTCAACCCGGTCCCCGCCTCGGCGTTGATCGAGATCGTCGTCGGCGACAAGACCGACCCGGGTCTTGTCGATAAGGCCAAGGCTTGGACGCAGGGCCTGGAGAAGACACCGGTTGTCGTCACCGATTCTCCCGGCTTCGCCTCCTCCAGGCTCGGGGTGTGCATCGCCTTGGAGGCGATGCGCATGGTCGAGGAAGGGGTGGCCAGCGCGCGCGACATCGACGCCGCCATGGAACTGGGTTACAAACACCCCAGCGGGCCGCTGAAGACCACCGACATCGTCGGGCTGGACGTGCGGCTGCACATCGCCGAATACCTCGCCGCGGAACTGGGGGAGCGGTTCACGCCCCCGCAGATCCTGCGCGACAAGGTCGCGGCCGGGGAGCTCGGACGCAAGAGCGGTAAGGGTTTCTACGACTGGTGA
- a CDS encoding thiolase family protein, protein MAHALLVGGVRTPVGRYGGALSAVRPDDMAALVIRELLERTGLDPGVVDEVILGNANGAGEENRNVARMAALLAGMPDTVPGLTVNRLCASGMSAITLASHMIAAGAADLVIAGGVESMSRAPWALAKPTAAFAKPGEIVDTSLGWRFVNPRFADGDLSRDGKMTFSMPQTAEEVARVDGVSREDCDAFAVRSHERALAAIEAGRLAPEIVPVTVRGRKGDTVVEVDEGPRPGTSVDVLAKLRPVVAGGSVVTAGNSSTLNDGASAILVASEAAVQRFGLTPRARVVAGTAAGCEPQIMGIGPVPATRKALAMAGWSIPDLQAVELNEAFASQSLACVRRLGLDEAIVNNDGGAIALGHPLGSSGSRITITLLGRMEREKADKGLATMCVGVGQGAALLLERV, encoded by the coding sequence GTGGCTCACGCATTGCTTGTCGGAGGAGTTCGTACACCCGTGGGTCGCTACGGGGGTGCGCTGTCAGCCGTCCGGCCCGATGACATGGCGGCGCTGGTCATACGAGAGTTGTTGGAGCGCACCGGCCTGGATCCGGGGGTGGTGGATGAGGTAATCCTCGGCAACGCGAACGGGGCCGGTGAGGAGAACCGCAATGTCGCGCGCATGGCGGCGCTGCTCGCCGGGATGCCCGACACCGTGCCCGGCCTGACGGTGAACCGGCTGTGCGCCTCCGGTATGTCGGCTATCACCCTGGCCTCGCACATGATTGCGGCCGGAGCAGCTGACCTGGTCATCGCCGGCGGGGTGGAGTCGATGTCGCGAGCTCCGTGGGCGCTGGCCAAACCGACCGCCGCTTTCGCTAAACCCGGAGAGATCGTCGACACCTCCCTGGGGTGGCGTTTCGTCAACCCGCGCTTCGCCGACGGCGACTTGAGCCGCGACGGCAAGATGACGTTCTCCATGCCGCAGACGGCTGAGGAGGTAGCCCGCGTCGACGGTGTCTCTCGCGAGGACTGTGACGCTTTCGCGGTGCGCTCGCACGAACGTGCCCTGGCTGCCATCGAAGCAGGCAGGCTGGCCCCCGAGATCGTTCCGGTCACCGTCCGGGGGCGCAAGGGTGACACCGTTGTCGAAGTCGATGAAGGTCCGCGTCCAGGCACCAGTGTCGACGTGCTGGCCAAGCTGCGCCCGGTCGTGGCCGGCGGCAGCGTCGTCACCGCCGGTAATTCCTCGACTCTCAACGACGGCGCCTCGGCGATTCTGGTTGCCTCCGAAGCCGCCGTCCAGCGGTTCGGGCTGACCCCGCGCGCCCGCGTCGTCGCCGGTACTGCGGCCGGCTGCGAACCGCAGATCATGGGCATCGGCCCGGTTCCGGCCACCCGGAAAGCCCTGGCGATGGCGGGCTGGTCGATCCCAGACCTGCAGGCCGTTGAGCTCAACGAAGCTTTCGCCTCCCAGTCGCTGGCGTGTGTGCGCCGACTCGGTTTGGATGAGGCCATCGTCAACAACGACGGCGGTGCCATCGCCCTGGGGCATCCACTCGGGTCTTCCGGATCGCGCATCACCATCACCCTGCTCGGACGCATGGAGCGCGAGAAGGCCGACAAGGGCCTGGCGACCATGTGCGTCGGCGTCGGCCAGGGCGCTGCCCTCCTGCTCGAACGAGTTTGA
- the paaI gene encoding hydroxyphenylacetyl-CoA thioesterase PaaI: MAENVPSPDLSAFGPDLEFVRQMWAEDGASALLGMVALEVGLSDPDPGDDPDRARRLGRSRVRMPITQAMVNGHRIAHGGYIFALADSAFALACNAGGALTVAAGCDITYLEPVRLGDVLLAEARERAVRGRSGITDVTVRRQTDNRVVAEFRGRSRSLPAPS; encoded by the coding sequence ATGGCGGAGAACGTGCCATCCCCCGATCTGAGCGCCTTCGGACCCGATCTGGAGTTCGTGCGACAGATGTGGGCTGAGGACGGCGCATCAGCCCTGTTGGGGATGGTTGCGCTCGAGGTCGGACTGAGTGATCCCGACCCAGGAGACGACCCCGATCGGGCGCGCCGGTTGGGCCGATCACGGGTTCGGATGCCGATCACCCAAGCCATGGTCAACGGCCACCGCATCGCCCACGGCGGCTACATCTTCGCGCTCGCTGACAGCGCGTTCGCGTTGGCCTGCAACGCCGGCGGCGCCCTGACCGTCGCCGCCGGGTGCGACATCACTTATCTGGAACCGGTTCGCCTGGGCGATGTCCTGCTGGCAGAGGCCCGCGAGCGAGCGGTACGCGGTCGCAGCGGCATCACTGACGTGACCGTTCGACGCCAGACAGACAACCGGGTCGTCGCCGAGTTCCGCGGCCGATCCCGCAGCCTGCCCGCCCCTTCCTGA
- the paaK gene encoding phenylacetate--CoA ligase PaaK: protein MALPTTDIRTDLYDDAEQWSLDELRARQLERLQATVRSSYENVPHYRAKLEADGVHPEDIKSLDDLQLLPFTTKADLRANYPFGMFAVPREKVVRVHASSGTTGRATVVGYTAGDITTWASIVARCIRAAGGRPGDIAHVSYGYGLFTGGLGAHYGAEHLGCTVVPASGGNTEKQIQLITDFKPRIIFITPSYFLSMLDTMEKMGVDPREASIKIGIFGAEPWTEAMRAEIEERADMHATDIFGLSELMGPGVAQECVETKDGPHVWEDHFYPEIVNPLTDKPVEDGQTGELVLTSLTKEAMPILRYRTRDLTQLLPGTARPNFRRMAKITGRTDDLMIVRGVNVFPTQIEEIILGIDGLTPHFQCVLSRPKRMDELTVKVEASPGVPESAYEGMAREVAHHIKSRIGTSAKVVVMPQDGIERSVGKARRIVDERSL, encoded by the coding sequence GTGGCTCTGCCGACCACTGACATCCGTACCGACCTCTACGACGACGCCGAACAGTGGTCGCTGGACGAGCTTCGGGCCCGCCAACTGGAGCGCTTGCAGGCCACGGTGCGCTCGTCCTACGAGAATGTGCCGCACTACCGGGCCAAGCTGGAAGCCGACGGGGTGCACCCCGAGGACATCAAGTCCCTCGACGACCTGCAGCTGCTGCCCTTCACCACCAAAGCCGACCTGCGGGCCAACTACCCGTTCGGGATGTTCGCCGTCCCGCGCGAGAAGGTGGTGCGGGTTCACGCCTCCAGTGGCACGACCGGACGCGCCACCGTCGTCGGCTACACCGCCGGCGACATCACCACGTGGGCCTCGATCGTGGCCCGGTGTATCCGCGCGGCGGGTGGACGTCCCGGGGACATCGCGCACGTCTCCTACGGCTACGGACTGTTCACCGGAGGTCTGGGGGCGCACTACGGCGCCGAGCACCTCGGTTGCACCGTCGTGCCCGCTTCAGGGGGCAACACCGAGAAGCAGATCCAACTCATCACCGACTTCAAGCCAAGGATCATCTTCATCACCCCCAGCTACTTCCTGTCCATGCTGGACACCATGGAGAAGATGGGCGTCGACCCGCGTGAGGCGTCCATCAAGATCGGCATCTTCGGCGCCGAGCCGTGGACGGAGGCCATGCGCGCCGAGATCGAAGAACGCGCCGACATGCACGCGACCGACATCTTCGGGCTATCGGAACTGATGGGTCCGGGAGTGGCGCAGGAGTGTGTCGAGACCAAGGACGGCCCGCACGTGTGGGAGGACCACTTCTACCCCGAGATCGTCAACCCGCTCACGGATAAGCCGGTCGAGGACGGCCAGACCGGCGAATTGGTGCTGACCTCCCTGACCAAGGAGGCCATGCCGATCCTGCGCTACCGCACCCGTGACCTCACCCAGTTGCTGCCGGGTACGGCTCGTCCGAACTTCCGCCGAATGGCCAAGATCACCGGCCGCACCGACGACCTGATGATCGTGCGCGGCGTGAACGTCTTCCCCACCCAGATCGAAGAGATCATCCTCGGGATCGACGGTCTCACCCCGCACTTCCAATGCGTCCTGAGCCGCCCCAAGCGGATGGATGAGCTGACCGTCAAGGTCGAAGCCTCGCCCGGGGTCCCCGAGAGCGCCTACGAGGGCATGGCCCGGGAGGTGGCCCACCACATCAAGTCGCGGATCGGCACCTCGGCCAAGGTCGTGGTCATGCCGCAGGACGGGATCGAACGCTCCGTCGGGAAGGCTCGACGGATCGTGGACGAGCGCTCTCTGTAA
- a CDS encoding oxidoreductase produces MLSSAESAQAPALRVGLASFGMVSRVFHGPLISATPGLQLTAIASSSAQKVQQAYPRVHHHRHAQALIEDPQIDVVVVTTPNDTHVPLALAAIEHGKHVVVEKPISLDAQEAADLVAAAQGADVVVAAFHNRRWDGDLLTLAEVLRSGQIGRAVTLHSHFDRYQPQVRNRWREVPGPGAGLLADLGPHLVDQALLLFGPPEWVWGDVAQVREGAAVDDYAHVVLGYPGGLRVILHMSALTAAAPPRFTLHGTQGSVLISGLDPQEDQLGQGLLPGRPGYGLGAAEGQLVSATGTSQSIPRRAGEYQRFYERLRDAIHGTGPNPVPIEEAANVMQVLDIARAAPTPQALRLPYPQACPPRAC; encoded by the coding sequence ATGCTCTCTTCTGCCGAATCAGCCCAGGCACCTGCGTTGCGGGTCGGGTTGGCGTCTTTCGGAATGGTCTCCCGCGTTTTCCACGGGCCCCTCATCAGCGCGACACCGGGCTTGCAGCTCACGGCGATCGCCTCATCCTCAGCGCAGAAGGTCCAGCAGGCTTACCCCCGCGTCCATCACCACCGGCACGCGCAGGCGCTCATCGAAGATCCCCAGATCGACGTCGTGGTCGTGACAACTCCCAATGACACCCACGTGCCGTTAGCTCTTGCCGCTATCGAGCACGGCAAACATGTCGTTGTCGAGAAACCGATTTCCCTGGATGCGCAGGAAGCAGCGGACCTGGTCGCCGCGGCGCAGGGTGCTGACGTTGTGGTCGCGGCGTTCCACAACCGCCGCTGGGACGGCGACCTGCTCACCCTTGCTGAGGTGCTGCGTTCCGGGCAGATCGGGCGAGCCGTGACGCTGCACTCCCACTTCGACAGGTACCAACCGCAGGTCCGAAACCGGTGGCGGGAGGTTCCCGGCCCCGGGGCTGGGCTGCTTGCTGATCTGGGGCCGCATCTGGTCGATCAGGCGTTGTTGTTGTTCGGCCCACCTGAGTGGGTGTGGGGGGATGTGGCCCAGGTCAGGGAGGGCGCAGCCGTAGATGACTACGCGCACGTGGTTCTCGGCTACCCGGGTGGGTTGCGAGTCATCCTGCACATGAGCGCGCTCACGGCCGCCGCGCCGCCGCGGTTCACCTTGCACGGCACGCAAGGTTCGGTGCTCATCTCCGGCTTGGACCCGCAGGAAGATCAGTTGGGGCAGGGGCTGTTGCCGGGTCGCCCGGGCTACGGGCTGGGCGCTGCCGAGGGCCAGCTCGTGAGCGCCACAGGGACCTCCCAGAGCATTCCTCGCCGGGCGGGGGAGTATCAACGCTTCTACGAGCGGCTGCGCGACGCGATCCACGGCACCGGGCCCAACCCCGTGCCCATCGAAGAAGCCGCCAATGTCATGCAGGTGCTCGACATTGCCCGCGCAGCGCCCACCCCGCAGGCACTTCGGCTGCCCTACCCGCAGGCCTGCCCGCCCCGGGCCTGTTAG